From the Psychrilyobacter piezotolerans genome, the window TCCTGTGGAACAGTCTTTAATATATCGGTCATTACATAACCTGGGGCTATGGCATTTACCCTTACTGCTGCACCTTTTCTAGCGAATTCCTTTGCCCAGGTTTTAGTAAGCCCGATAACTCCTGCTTTTGTAGCCGCATAGTTAGCCTGACCCACATTTCCATATTCTCCTACTACCGATGATATATTGATGATAGATCCTGACCCTGAAGTCATCATATGAGGTCCTACAAATTTAGTCAGATTAAATACACCTTTTAAATTAACATCTATCACCATATTCCACATGTCATCTGTGATTTTATGAGTAAGTGCATCTCTAGTTATCCCGGCATTATTTACCAAAACATCTATCTTTCCGTATTTTTCCACTACAAAATTAAAAAATGTCTCACAAGCTTCCGTATCTGTTACATTGAGTTTATATCCCTCTACATTTTCTGCTGTATAGGCCAAATCGCCCATATCTGCCGCAATTACTTTTGCCCCGTTTTTAGCAAATAATTTTGACATCTCGGCACCTATTCCATTAGCTCCCCCTGTTACTACACACACTTTTCCTTCTAATCTCATTTTTACCCCCCTTTAATCTTTCTTCACTACTAATATATACTACAATTTCTGCATTTTATAAACATTTTACAACACTTTTTTCTTTCATTGATCTATGACAGTTATATTTATACACCCTCATTTTTTTGAGAGACAATTCAATAAACAATAAAATATTACCACCAATACCTAATTTAGTCAATAATAAATGCGTAATAAAAGTATGCTTTTTTTATGCTTAAAATCCATAAACAAACTATTCTTATTTACATTATAAATAAAATCAGCAAAAAATAATTTATTTTTTTTTAAAATAACCTCCTGTACTTTAGTGAGTGACTATTCAAAAAAAATCACTAAAAT encodes:
- the fabG gene encoding 3-oxoacyl-ACP reductase FabG — its product is MRLEGKVCVVTGGANGIGAEMSKLFAKNGAKVIAADMGDLAYTAENVEGYKLNVTDTEACETFFNFVVEKYGKIDVLVNNAGITRDALTHKITDDMWNMVIDVNLKGVFNLTKFVGPHMMTSGSGSIINISSVVGEYGNVGQANYAATKAGVIGLTKTWAKEFARKGAAVRVNAIAPGYVMTDILKTVPQDLLDKFAKKTMLGRLGQPEEVATVALFLASDDASYVTGHTLSTNGGMRL